In a genomic window of Telopea speciosissima isolate NSW1024214 ecotype Mountain lineage chromosome 5, Tspe_v1, whole genome shotgun sequence:
- the LOC122661318 gene encoding NDR1/HIN1-like protein 26 has translation MTTRANVNGEHRPRPSGQPQHQNHHHPQGQGQGQVQQNYYPHPNYASSSSSAASFKGCCCCLFLLLTFLGLLVLAVVLVIVLAVKPKKPQFDLQQVSVQYVGITTAPASQTSPATSASLSLSIRMLFTAVNPNKVGIKYGESKFYVMYKGVPLGVATMPGFYQPSHSVRQVETTVVVDRINLLQTDAEDLVKDASLNDRVELKVMGDVGAKIRVLQFTSPRVQVTVNCIVVISPRKQSLTYKQCGVDSVNV, from the exons ATGACAACGCGGGCTAACGTGAACGGCGAGCACAGACCACGCCCATCCGGCCAACCTCAACACCAAAACCATCATCACCCCCAAGGCCAAGGCCAAGGCCAAGTCCAACAAAATTACTACCCTCATCCCAACTAcgcctcctcttcttcttctgcagcCTCCTTCAAGGGCTGTTGCTGCTGCCTCTTCCTTCTCCTAACCTTCCTAGGCCTTCTCGTTCTCGCCGTCGTCCTCGTCATCGTTCTCGCCGTCAAACCCAAGAAACCCCAATTCGATCTCCAACAAGTTTCGGTACAGTACGTCGGAATCACCACCGCTCCGGCGAGTCAAACATCGCCGGCGACCAGTGCTTCTCTCTCACTCAGCATTCGGATGCTCTTCACGGCTGTGAACCCTAACAAGGTTGGGATCAAGTACGGTGAATCAAAGTTTTATGTGATGTACAAAGGTGTGCCTTTGGGGGTGGCGACTATGCCTGGGTTTTATCAGCCATCGCATAGTGTGAGGCAGGTGGAGACGACGGTGGTGGTTGATAGGATTAATTTGCTTCAGACTGATGCTGAGGATTTGGTGAAGGATGCTTCGTTGAATGATAGAGTGGAGCTTAAGGTTATGGGTGATGTTGGTGCTAAGATCCGGGTTCTTCAGTTTACTTCTCCCAGGGTTCAG GTAACAGTGAACTGTATAGTGGTGATCAGTCCAAGGAAGCAGTCACTGACTTACAAGCAATGTGGAGTTGATAGTGTGAACGTCTGA